In a single window of the Terriglobus roseus genome:
- a CDS encoding arginine repressor yields the protein MKQQRHTAIRDLLVTTTVLSQDELRKKLAKRGFTVTQATLSRDIHELHVYKGPNGYALPGNMEEDDDSPGIAETLRNYGLEVKQAQNLLVVITTTGSAQPVAAALDYEDWPEMMGTIAGDDTVLVICADAKQAAVLKSRMEGLIG from the coding sequence ATGAAACAGCAACGACATACCGCCATTCGTGACCTGCTGGTGACCACCACCGTCCTCAGCCAGGACGAGTTGCGAAAGAAGCTGGCGAAGCGTGGATTTACCGTCACGCAAGCCACGCTGTCACGCGATATTCATGAGCTTCATGTTTATAAAGGACCGAATGGATATGCGCTGCCGGGCAATATGGAAGAGGACGACGATTCTCCCGGTATTGCTGAGACGCTCCGCAACTATGGCCTGGAAGTAAAGCAGGCTCAAAATCTGCTGGTGGTGATTACGACGACAGGCTCGGCCCAGCCCGTTGCGGCCGCCCTGGACTACGAAGATTGGCCGGAGATGATGGGCACCATCGCCGGAGATGACACCGTGCTGGTGATCTGCGCGGATGCAAAGCAGGCCGCGGTGCTGAAGTCGCGGATGGAAGGTTTGATCGGGTGA
- a CDS encoding glutamate synthase-related protein, protein MDTCLSTSRSEGVSARKPVRSLVDSRFDRDSCGVGFVADSGNVASHKVLTDALTALARLAHRGAVAADGKSSDGVGIMSAVPRALLLAETGVTLDDAQPLGVGVVFVREKDANTCVVLDDCLAEQGITVLKWRDVPVKPEILGEIALGTMPEIQHVLVTGAPEDFERKLYLARKTFERRLEAGEVTGYVASLSSKTMVYKSMCSGRLLPEFYPDLQNESFTTSFALFHQRYATNTTPAWHRAQPGRTLAHNGEINTVWGNRARMEARYSTLPAECQPILTKDGTDSTSLDETVELLLHNGRTVAEAIRVLLPPAVAGRESAFLKYHMDTMEPWDGPAALGFTDGRYVGAALDRNGLRPCRFAITTDGLVVAGSEAGLVDLDPETVIHSGRLGPGQMIVVDLQEKKIYENEQLLDLFDADGSYAALIDDTTISAEWVDLPPTDFEAIAKSQRNFGYTKEDVRMVLTPMATDGKDAVWSMGDDTPLAYLAKTPRPVYGYFRQRFAQVTNPAIDPLREAIVVSLHTRLGPWSHMLNKQASLRGMALASPFLSIGKLESLRQGKYPHSDTLRMRELKCVFSSRFSLEVGVEALCNNAVELVREGVEILLLSDRNADAELLPIPMAIAVSVVHHALVKAGLRTATGIAVEAGDVRDVHHAAVLIGYGAGAVCPWLALETARATAGPDGDAKVPETKMLKAFDAGLAKIMSKMGVSVVDSYRGAYPFDILGLSNEVVDRCFPNTPAPLGGAGFAEIEHGIRTLWGAPVSPDLQAKIDLPDYGWVKFRKADVAEPHAWQPSNVKALQSVVGSARNVALPEDQSKAFQIYSNAVGTKESPTVLRELLEIRPAGPELDLEKVEAPRSMMKRFIASAMSLGSLSPEAHTTITIAMNTIGGKSNTGEGGEDSDVYRPHPGNRRVPQPGEASVFVSKPSAGGVAVAEPMVEAPAVHSFLNNKIKQVASGRFGVTAEYLAHAEEIEIKVAQGAKPGEGGQLPGHKVTGLIARLRHAQPGVPLISPPPHHDIYSIEDLAELIHDLKRVNPRAAVGVKLVSSCGVGTVAAGVAKAYADYVVIAGNVGGTGAAALSSIKYAGNPWELGLAEAHQTLMANGMRGRVRLRTDGGLSTARDVLIAALLGADEYAFGTAVLVVLGCDMARQCHLNTCPTGIATQKPELRARFRGKPEHVVRFFEQLSGDLQAMLARYGLASIEDAIGRVDLLEQVRFDGGLDLSPMLVQEGNGPRKWDGIRNDRPEMEPALDDEWVAPAVAAFEKGESYTVTGNISNKDRAVGARIAGEISLVQARAESPMPVPDVTIQLTGTAGQSFGAFALEGMKLQLTGEANDFVGKGLSGGEIAIRARGLAKTQSGAHVLLGNVALYGATAGRLFAAGQAGERFAVRNSGATAVVAAVGDHGCEYMTGGTVVVLGPIGLNFGAGMTGGIAWLYDVDGTVLSETRYHADFLQAIPFGETDEAAQAELKALLEEHGAKSESTRAARFLGDWENHSKKFLRMVPIPQV, encoded by the coding sequence ATGGACACGTGTTTATCGACCTCCCGATCCGAAGGTGTGAGCGCCCGTAAGCCGGTGCGCTCCCTTGTGGATTCCCGCTTCGACCGCGACTCCTGTGGCGTGGGCTTTGTCGCGGACTCCGGCAATGTTGCCTCGCATAAAGTTCTTACGGACGCGCTGACCGCACTCGCTCGCCTAGCCCATCGCGGCGCTGTGGCTGCGGATGGGAAGAGCTCCGACGGTGTCGGCATTATGTCTGCCGTGCCGCGAGCGCTGCTGCTGGCCGAGACAGGTGTGACGCTGGACGATGCCCAGCCGCTCGGCGTCGGCGTTGTCTTCGTGCGCGAGAAGGATGCGAACACCTGCGTCGTGCTCGATGATTGCCTCGCAGAGCAGGGAATCACCGTCCTGAAGTGGCGCGACGTGCCGGTTAAGCCCGAAATCCTCGGCGAGATCGCGCTGGGCACCATGCCCGAGATTCAGCACGTTCTGGTCACAGGAGCTCCGGAAGACTTCGAACGCAAGCTGTACCTCGCTCGCAAGACCTTCGAGCGCAGGCTGGAAGCTGGTGAGGTCACTGGCTATGTTGCGTCGCTTTCGTCGAAGACCATGGTCTATAAGTCCATGTGTAGCGGCCGTCTGCTGCCTGAGTTCTATCCGGACCTGCAGAACGAAAGTTTCACCACGTCCTTCGCCCTCTTTCACCAGCGCTACGCAACAAACACCACTCCCGCCTGGCACCGCGCACAGCCCGGTCGCACGCTGGCGCACAACGGCGAGATCAACACCGTGTGGGGCAACCGCGCACGGATGGAAGCACGCTACTCCACGCTGCCGGCGGAGTGCCAGCCCATCCTGACGAAGGACGGCACAGACTCCACTTCACTCGACGAAACCGTTGAGCTGCTGCTGCACAACGGCCGCACGGTCGCTGAAGCGATTCGCGTGCTTCTGCCGCCCGCCGTGGCTGGCCGGGAGTCAGCCTTCCTGAAGTACCACATGGACACCATGGAGCCGTGGGACGGGCCCGCCGCGCTTGGCTTTACTGACGGCCGTTACGTCGGCGCCGCGTTGGACCGGAACGGCCTGCGTCCCTGCCGCTTCGCCATCACCACGGATGGCCTCGTCGTCGCCGGCTCAGAAGCAGGCCTCGTCGACCTTGATCCGGAGACAGTCATTCACAGTGGCCGACTTGGACCGGGCCAGATGATCGTCGTCGATCTGCAGGAAAAGAAGATCTACGAGAACGAACAACTGCTCGATCTCTTTGACGCAGACGGTAGCTACGCCGCCCTCATCGACGACACCACCATTAGTGCCGAGTGGGTCGACCTTCCCCCCACGGACTTCGAAGCCATCGCCAAGTCGCAGCGTAACTTTGGCTACACCAAGGAAGACGTGCGGATGGTTCTGACCCCCATGGCGACCGACGGCAAGGACGCCGTGTGGTCCATGGGCGATGACACGCCGCTGGCCTACCTTGCAAAAACGCCGCGCCCCGTCTATGGCTACTTCCGTCAGCGCTTTGCGCAGGTGACTAATCCCGCCATCGATCCCTTGCGTGAGGCGATCGTTGTCTCGCTGCACACACGCCTTGGCCCTTGGTCGCACATGCTCAACAAGCAGGCATCGCTGCGCGGCATGGCACTGGCATCCCCGTTCCTCTCCATCGGCAAGCTGGAATCGCTGCGCCAGGGCAAGTACCCTCACAGCGACACGCTGCGCATGCGTGAGCTGAAGTGTGTCTTCTCCTCGCGCTTCTCGCTCGAAGTGGGCGTCGAGGCACTCTGTAACAACGCGGTCGAACTGGTCAGAGAGGGCGTTGAAATCCTCCTGCTCAGTGATCGCAATGCTGACGCTGAACTCCTGCCGATCCCCATGGCGATCGCAGTTAGCGTGGTGCATCACGCACTGGTGAAGGCTGGCCTCCGTACTGCAACCGGCATCGCTGTAGAAGCGGGCGATGTGCGCGATGTGCATCACGCCGCTGTCCTCATTGGCTACGGTGCGGGCGCCGTCTGTCCATGGCTCGCGTTGGAGACAGCACGTGCAACTGCCGGTCCTGACGGCGATGCGAAGGTACCCGAAACGAAGATGCTGAAGGCCTTCGATGCGGGCCTCGCGAAGATCATGTCGAAGATGGGTGTCAGTGTCGTCGACAGCTATCGCGGCGCGTATCCGTTCGACATTCTCGGACTCTCCAATGAAGTCGTCGATCGCTGCTTCCCGAACACCCCCGCACCGCTCGGCGGCGCAGGCTTTGCCGAGATCGAGCATGGCATCCGCACTCTGTGGGGTGCGCCTGTTTCACCCGACCTGCAGGCGAAGATCGACCTCCCGGACTACGGCTGGGTCAAGTTCCGCAAGGCCGACGTCGCTGAGCCGCACGCCTGGCAGCCTTCGAATGTAAAGGCACTGCAGTCCGTCGTGGGGTCCGCCCGCAACGTCGCGTTACCCGAGGACCAGTCAAAAGCCTTCCAGATCTACTCCAACGCGGTCGGCACTAAGGAATCGCCAACCGTTCTGCGTGAACTGCTGGAGATTCGTCCGGCAGGGCCTGAACTGGATCTCGAAAAGGTGGAAGCGCCGCGCTCCATGATGAAGCGCTTCATCGCTTCGGCCATGTCACTCGGTTCGCTGAGCCCCGAAGCGCACACGACCATCACGATCGCCATGAACACCATTGGCGGCAAATCGAACACGGGCGAGGGTGGCGAGGACTCGGATGTCTACCGTCCGCACCCCGGCAACCGTCGTGTGCCGCAGCCGGGCGAGGCATCCGTCTTCGTCAGCAAGCCCTCTGCAGGTGGCGTCGCTGTCGCTGAGCCGATGGTGGAAGCTCCGGCTGTCCACTCATTCCTGAACAACAAGATCAAGCAGGTTGCCAGCGGCCGCTTTGGAGTCACCGCCGAATACCTCGCACACGCCGAAGAGATCGAGATCAAGGTTGCGCAGGGCGCAAAGCCCGGCGAGGGTGGTCAGCTGCCCGGACACAAGGTCACCGGCCTCATCGCCCGTCTGCGCCACGCGCAGCCCGGCGTGCCGCTGATCTCGCCTCCGCCGCACCATGACATCTACTCCATCGAAGATCTGGCGGAGTTGATCCACGATCTGAAGCGTGTGAACCCTCGGGCTGCCGTGGGCGTCAAGCTGGTTTCCAGCTGCGGCGTCGGCACGGTCGCCGCGGGTGTAGCAAAAGCGTATGCGGACTACGTCGTTATTGCCGGCAACGTCGGCGGTACCGGCGCGGCTGCGCTGTCCTCGATTAAGTACGCGGGCAATCCGTGGGAACTGGGCCTTGCCGAAGCGCACCAGACGCTGATGGCGAACGGCATGCGCGGACGCGTCCGCCTGCGTACGGACGGCGGTCTCTCCACCGCTCGCGACGTGCTGATCGCAGCGTTGCTTGGTGCGGATGAATACGCCTTTGGCACCGCAGTCCTCGTCGTGCTTGGTTGCGACATGGCGCGTCAGTGCCACCTGAACACCTGTCCGACGGGCATCGCGACGCAGAAGCCTGAGCTTCGCGCACGCTTCCGTGGCAAGCCCGAACACGTCGTTCGCTTCTTCGAACAGCTCTCCGGCGACCTGCAGGCCATGCTTGCGCGTTATGGCCTGGCCTCCATCGAAGATGCCATCGGCCGTGTCGACCTGCTGGAGCAGGTACGCTTCGACGGCGGCCTGGACCTGTCGCCCATGCTGGTGCAGGAGGGCAACGGCCCGCGCAAGTGGGACGGCATCCGTAACGATCGTCCTGAGATGGAACCTGCTCTGGATGATGAATGGGTCGCACCTGCCGTCGCTGCTTTCGAGAAAGGCGAGTCCTACACGGTCACCGGCAACATCTCCAATAAGGATCGTGCCGTCGGTGCGCGGATTGCAGGCGAGATCTCTCTCGTGCAGGCCAGGGCAGAATCGCCCATGCCGGTGCCGGATGTGACCATCCAGCTCACCGGTACGGCTGGCCAGAGCTTCGGTGCTTTCGCCCTGGAAGGCATGAAGCTGCAACTGACGGGCGAAGCGAATGACTTCGTCGGCAAGGGCCTCAGCGGCGGCGAGATCGCCATCCGTGCACGTGGTCTCGCAAAGACGCAGAGCGGAGCGCACGTCCTTCTCGGCAATGTCGCACTGTACGGCGCAACGGCCGGAAGGCTGTTCGCTGCAGGGCAGGCTGGTGAGCGCTTTGCCGTTCGGAACTCCGGCGCAACCGCCGTCGTTGCTGCTGTGGGCGATCACGGGTGCGAGTACATGACGGGCGGTACCGTCGTCGTGCTCGGACCTATCGGTCTCAACTTCGGTGCCGGCATGACCGGTGGTATCGCGTGGCTCTATGACGTGGATGGCACCGTACTCTCGGAGACGCGGTACCACGCCGACTTCCTGCAGGCCATACCCTTCGGCGAAACCGACGAAGCAGCACAGGCGGAACTTAAAGCGTTGCTGGAAGAACATGGCGCTAAGAGCGAAAGCACACGCGCCGCCCGCTTCCTCGGCGACTGGGAGAACCACTCGAAGAAGTTCCTTCGCATGGTTCCCATCCCGCAGGTGTAG
- a CDS encoding AMP-dependent synthetase/ligase codes for MQLRTLNDVFRNATSRGESRAILTPSGDQWLPISCNALYWRTRRLAAWLLAHGIHKGDRVALIAENRWEWPVTDFACLAIGAIDVPMFPTLTSDQTAAQLRDSGAKIVFVSTPDLATKVLKADLDVTVVVMEANGQHIAFADLVAGDEPGTRDAEFDATLNAIEPSDIATIIYTSGTTGDAKGVVLTHGNIASNLTETTDLFRFGADDLMVSFLPLSHVTARHIDYLFYAENVTLAYVSRPERVLPAMAAVKPTIFVAVPRVYERVRQSAEGKALKAGGLKAKIFAWAIKTGGEHRNKVAQAQGDPSSIAWKIASKLVYSKLREAFGGRVKVFVAGGAPLGIDLARWFADAGIPIFEGYGLTETSPVIAVNLPGKNKLGTIGPKLKNLDVRFAEDGELEVRGPSVFQGYWQKPEQTAAVMDGEWFRTGDIGAVDSEGFLSITDRKRELIKTVSGKFIAPQPIENKLKVSPLIGFAALQGDTRKYVTAIVSPNLVALDEWAREQGISTADRAALVREPKVIARYQQEFDRVNADASPWEKVKRFRLVPDEWTVDSGEMTPSLKLKRRIVAAKYASEIDALYTGAEAE; via the coding sequence ATGCAGCTGCGTACGTTGAACGATGTCTTTCGGAATGCCACCTCGCGTGGCGAGTCTCGCGCAATTCTTACGCCCAGCGGCGACCAGTGGTTACCCATCTCCTGCAACGCGTTGTACTGGCGCACACGACGCCTGGCGGCCTGGCTGCTTGCACATGGCATTCACAAAGGAGATCGCGTCGCGCTGATCGCAGAGAACCGATGGGAGTGGCCCGTGACGGACTTTGCCTGTCTCGCCATTGGCGCCATCGATGTTCCCATGTTCCCGACGCTTACGTCCGATCAGACAGCCGCACAGCTTCGCGACAGCGGGGCTAAGATCGTCTTTGTTTCAACGCCTGACCTCGCCACCAAGGTACTGAAGGCGGATCTTGATGTGACTGTCGTCGTCATGGAAGCGAACGGGCAGCACATTGCCTTCGCAGACCTGGTCGCGGGCGATGAGCCGGGAACGCGTGATGCAGAGTTCGATGCCACGCTGAATGCCATCGAGCCCTCTGACATTGCAACCATCATCTACACCTCCGGGACCACCGGCGATGCCAAGGGCGTTGTCCTGACACACGGAAACATCGCATCGAACCTCACGGAGACCACAGACCTTTTCCGCTTCGGTGCAGACGACCTCATGGTTTCGTTTCTGCCGTTGTCGCATGTCACCGCGCGGCACATCGACTATCTCTTTTACGCAGAGAACGTCACGCTCGCGTATGTCAGCCGACCGGAACGCGTACTGCCAGCGATGGCCGCGGTAAAGCCCACCATTTTTGTCGCGGTGCCACGAGTCTATGAGCGAGTGCGGCAGTCGGCCGAGGGCAAGGCTCTCAAGGCCGGTGGTCTGAAAGCGAAGATCTTTGCCTGGGCGATCAAGACGGGCGGCGAGCATCGCAACAAGGTGGCGCAGGCGCAGGGCGATCCGTCCTCCATCGCCTGGAAGATCGCCAGCAAGCTCGTCTACAGCAAGCTGCGTGAGGCCTTTGGTGGCCGCGTAAAGGTCTTCGTTGCAGGCGGCGCTCCGCTGGGCATCGACTTGGCACGCTGGTTCGCGGATGCAGGCATTCCGATCTTCGAAGGCTATGGCCTCACGGAAACATCGCCAGTGATCGCGGTCAACCTGCCCGGCAAAAACAAGCTCGGCACCATTGGCCCGAAGTTGAAGAATCTCGACGTCCGTTTCGCAGAGGACGGCGAACTGGAAGTTCGCGGTCCCAGCGTCTTCCAGGGGTACTGGCAGAAACCCGAGCAGACCGCGGCCGTGATGGATGGCGAGTGGTTCAGGACGGGCGACATTGGCGCCGTGGATTCAGAGGGCTTCCTCTCCATCACGGACCGCAAGCGCGAACTCATCAAGACGGTCAGCGGCAAGTTCATTGCACCGCAGCCCATTGAGAACAAGTTAAAGGTCTCTCCGCTGATCGGCTTCGCCGCGCTGCAGGGAGACACCCGCAAGTACGTCACGGCCATCGTCTCGCCGAACCTTGTGGCGCTGGATGAGTGGGCCAGGGAGCAGGGAATCAGTACCGCTGATCGTGCTGCGCTCGTGCGTGAGCCAAAGGTCATTGCCCGATACCAGCAGGAGTTCGATCGCGTGAACGCCGATGCTTCGCCGTGGGAGAAGGTGAAGCGATTCCGCCTTGTACCCGATGAGTGGACTGTGGATTCAGGCGAGATGACGCCCAGCCTCAAGTTGAAACGCCGTATCGTCGCCGCGAAGTATGCCTCGGAGATCGATGCGCTCTACACGGGTGCGGAGGCTGAATGA
- a CDS encoding HAD family acid phosphatase, with protein sequence MRRSLTGVLTLAMIWSSVAHAQAAGHPPTCPNLRRAPTHPTASQMLAVQEQAAADPTVILAPEPLGNIGVLRYALRDYADCTGDAGCYWTDLDAQTKRALNALEDGVKASPRGAKLALVLDIDETSLSSYCEAVAEDFGYIPDRWEKWIVSNEAVIPIAGTVRLAKRAQELGVSVFFITGRPEAQRAATEANLTAAGYAGWKHLSLKQPGIVYASTGAYKAAERARIKADGYTLLLNMGDQWNDLQGEPMALHSVKLPNPFYYLP encoded by the coding sequence ATGAGACGGTCACTCACAGGTGTGCTTACGCTAGCGATGATCTGGAGCTCGGTAGCCCATGCGCAGGCTGCGGGGCATCCGCCGACCTGCCCGAATCTTCGCAGGGCACCAACTCATCCCACTGCATCCCAGATGCTCGCGGTCCAGGAGCAGGCTGCGGCAGATCCCACCGTAATCCTCGCGCCGGAGCCACTGGGCAACATCGGCGTACTTCGCTACGCACTCCGCGACTATGCGGATTGCACGGGTGACGCGGGCTGCTACTGGACGGATCTTGACGCGCAGACGAAGCGGGCGCTCAACGCTCTGGAGGACGGTGTCAAGGCATCGCCAAGGGGAGCGAAGCTCGCGCTGGTGCTCGATATCGATGAGACATCGCTCTCCAGCTATTGTGAGGCGGTCGCCGAGGATTTCGGCTACATTCCCGACAGATGGGAAAAATGGATCGTCTCAAACGAGGCCGTGATCCCCATCGCAGGAACCGTTCGGCTGGCAAAACGGGCGCAGGAGCTGGGTGTCTCGGTGTTCTTCATCACGGGTAGGCCGGAGGCACAGCGGGCGGCGACGGAAGCAAATCTGACCGCCGCCGGCTACGCCGGGTGGAAGCATCTGTCGCTCAAGCAGCCCGGCATCGTCTATGCGTCGACAGGCGCTTACAAGGCGGCGGAGCGGGCGAGAATCAAAGCAGACGGCTATACCTTGTTGCTGAACATGGGCGACCAGTGGAACGATCTGCAGGGCGAACCGATGGCGCTGCACAGCGTGAAACTTCCAAATCCCTTCTACTACCTTCCGTGA
- a CDS encoding helix-turn-helix domain-containing protein — protein sequence MRSSAETVLREVMDIRQAAGYLGISSDTLYRYASEGFVPAFKLGNRWRFKKSLLDSWMDRQSGASATPALTEVKPREKKPARAAM from the coding sequence ATGCGTAGCTCCGCTGAGACAGTTTTGCGAGAGGTCATGGATATCCGGCAGGCTGCTGGTTATCTGGGGATCAGCAGTGACACGCTGTACCGTTACGCGTCGGAGGGGTTTGTACCGGCTTTCAAACTGGGAAATCGCTGGCGCTTCAAAAAGAGCCTGCTGGATTCCTGGATGGATCGTCAGTCAGGCGCCTCCGCCACTCCTGCACTCACTGAAGTGAAACCACGAGAGAAGAAGCCCGCCCGGGCAGCGATGTAA
- a CDS encoding metallophosphoesterase — MSSFQLAQRVLTRRRFLTGAAITAASLALYSGEIERHALMTVQHTVYIKDLPTAFHGFRIAQLSDIHFHEFDEPYFVEHAVRAVNRLKPDLLAVTGDYITSHRGIARNLADADGCAAILSGVECPLRYCSLGNHDALLGPQIREALKLHGLTPLDNEYTAIDVRGDRLWIAGIADAYFDLPNLSTAVPKRKAGEPIVLLGHEPDFVDTVAATAPVDLMLAGHTHGGQVRIPLLPALLLPAMGDKYVEGLFKVAAGTQVYVNRGLGCMHLPFRFNCPPELTLLTLQPA, encoded by the coding sequence ATGTCGTCGTTTCAGCTCGCACAGCGCGTTCTCACTCGCAGACGCTTTCTTACCGGTGCGGCCATCACAGCGGCGTCCCTTGCTCTCTATTCCGGCGAGATCGAGCGGCATGCGCTGATGACCGTACAACATACGGTCTACATTAAGGACCTGCCGACGGCGTTCCATGGCTTCCGGATCGCACAACTGAGCGACATCCACTTTCATGAGTTCGATGAGCCGTACTTTGTCGAGCACGCAGTGCGTGCCGTCAACCGCCTGAAACCAGACCTGCTGGCAGTCACGGGCGATTACATCACGTCGCATCGTGGGATCGCACGGAACCTGGCGGATGCGGACGGCTGTGCAGCAATCCTGTCCGGCGTCGAATGCCCTCTGCGCTACTGCTCCCTGGGGAATCACGACGCTCTTCTTGGCCCGCAGATCCGCGAGGCGCTAAAACTGCATGGCCTGACGCCCCTGGATAACGAGTACACCGCGATCGACGTCCGTGGCGACCGACTCTGGATTGCAGGCATCGCAGACGCCTACTTTGACCTGCCCAACCTATCCACCGCAGTGCCAAAACGGAAGGCAGGGGAACCAATCGTCCTGCTCGGACACGAACCTGACTTCGTGGACACGGTAGCGGCAACTGCACCGGTGGACCTGATGCTCGCGGGACATACACACGGCGGCCAGGTGCGCATTCCACTCTTGCCCGCTCTTCTGTTGCCAGCGATGGGCGATAAGTACGTCGAGGGGCTCTTCAAGGTCGCAGCCGGGACGCAGGTTTATGTGAATCGAGGGCTTGGCTGCATGCACCTGCCATTCCGATTTAACTGCCCGCCAGAACTCACCTTGCTGACACTTCAACCAGCGTAG
- a CDS encoding M24 family metallopeptidase, protein MDQRARLRALAPRMAAKALPAMLITHLPDVRYLTGFTGSNAALVVVREPRLSARLFTDGRYTAQAKEEVAGATVRIAPKSALAEACAYAATHAGRCGFDRTQTTVATLVSMRTAARKAGARPGFFAPFDGSIATLRAVKDDAEAKVMRRAAALTCDLYEGLLSWVEAGMRERDIAAELEHRARLAGAQGMSFETIVAAGERSSHPHAHATDAILQPGDLVTLDFGIVLDGYCSDMTRTFAVGFGESRVPAKLRSRWAEQRDVFEAVLAAQVAAVRAVRTGVTCGDVDEAARSVLTESGWGKFFTHSTGHGVGLEIHEGPRVAKGQTQRLEAGMVITIEPGVYLPGRFGVRIEDTVRVTGEGAEVLTPVHKGWLEL, encoded by the coding sequence ATGGATCAACGAGCCAGATTGCGCGCCTTGGCGCCCCGAATGGCAGCCAAAGCACTTCCGGCGATGCTCATCACCCATCTGCCGGATGTTCGGTATCTGACGGGCTTCACTGGGTCGAACGCTGCGCTCGTCGTTGTGCGGGAACCGCGTCTGTCGGCTCGTCTGTTCACCGACGGCCGATATACCGCGCAAGCTAAGGAAGAGGTTGCTGGGGCTACTGTACGGATCGCGCCCAAATCGGCTCTCGCCGAGGCCTGTGCCTACGCTGCCACGCACGCCGGCCGTTGTGGATTCGACCGGACGCAAACAACGGTCGCAACGCTGGTATCAATGCGCACGGCTGCTCGGAAGGCAGGCGCCAGGCCAGGCTTCTTCGCTCCCTTCGACGGTTCCATCGCGACGCTGCGGGCGGTAAAGGACGACGCGGAGGCGAAAGTCATGCGCCGGGCTGCCGCGCTGACCTGCGACCTGTACGAAGGCCTCCTGTCGTGGGTGGAAGCGGGCATGCGCGAGCGCGACATCGCGGCGGAACTGGAGCATCGGGCACGGCTGGCGGGCGCTCAAGGCATGAGTTTCGAGACGATCGTCGCTGCCGGCGAACGCAGCAGTCATCCGCATGCGCACGCGACAGACGCGATTCTACAACCGGGCGACCTGGTGACACTCGACTTCGGCATCGTACTCGACGGTTACTGCTCCGATATGACACGCACCTTCGCTGTGGGATTCGGTGAGAGTCGAGTCCCGGCGAAGCTTAGGTCGCGCTGGGCGGAGCAGCGCGACGTCTTCGAAGCGGTCTTGGCCGCACAGGTGGCCGCTGTCCGTGCGGTCCGAACGGGTGTCACCTGCGGTGACGTCGACGAGGCCGCACGCTCGGTTCTGACCGAGTCGGGCTGGGGTAAGTTCTTTACGCACTCCACCGGACACGGTGTCGGATTGGAGATTCATGAGGGGCCCCGAGTCGCGAAAGGCCAGACCCAGCGACTCGAAGCTGGAATGGTGATTACAATCGAACCCGGGGTCTATCTGCCCGGCCGCTTCGGCGTGCGCATCGAAGATACCGTGCGGGTCACGGGCGAAGGCGCCGAGGTGTTGACGCCCGTGCACAAGGGCTGGTTAGAACTCTGA
- the accB gene encoding acetyl-CoA carboxylase biotin carboxyl carrier protein, which yields MEEKDLQELRDLVGFLKDNGIAEFDLHRGEQHVRIKFAQAAVAPAFDAAQLQQFAAASAAAHAPAVHAAPIAAAPAAAPVVVEEKLHEVKSPIVGTFYESSAPGVAPFIKVGDVVEVGQVLCIVEAMKLMNEIESDVAGEVVKIIAKNGQPVEYGLPLFAVRPR from the coding sequence ATGGAAGAGAAAGATTTGCAGGAACTTCGGGATCTGGTTGGGTTTCTGAAGGACAACGGGATCGCCGAATTCGATCTGCATCGCGGCGAACAGCATGTGCGCATCAAGTTCGCACAGGCAGCAGTCGCCCCGGCGTTTGACGCGGCACAGTTGCAGCAATTCGCGGCAGCATCCGCAGCGGCACATGCTCCGGCTGTCCACGCAGCGCCGATTGCGGCAGCGCCAGCCGCTGCGCCGGTTGTCGTGGAAGAAAAGCTGCACGAGGTGAAATCACCGATCGTTGGCACCTTCTACGAGAGCTCGGCACCAGGTGTTGCACCTTTCATCAAGGTGGGCGATGTGGTTGAGGTTGGCCAGGTGCTTTGCATTGTGGAAGCCATGAAGCTGATGAATGAGATCGAAAGCGATGTGGCGGGCGAAGTCGTCAAGATCATTGCGAAGAACGGCCAGCCGGTCGAGTATGGTCTACCGCTGTTCGCTGTGAGGCCGCGGTAA